GCCACTCGGTGAGGTGGAGGACGACGTCGGCGCCCCGGACGGCCTCCAGGGCCGAGTCCGCGTACCCGAGCGTCGGAAAGACCCGGCGTGCGTTCGCCATGCCCTTGGGGTCGTACACCGTGACCTGACCGCCCTGGAGATGGATCTGCCCGGCGACGTTGAGGGCGGGCGAGTCCCGTACGTCGTCGGAGTCGGGCTTGAAGGTGGCGCCGAGCACGGCGACCCGCCTGCCCAGGAAGGAGCCGCCGCCCAGCGCCTGCCGTGCCAGCTCGACCATCTGTCCGCGCTGACGCATGTTGATGGAGTCGATCTCGCGCAGGAAGGTCAGCGCCTGGTCGGCCCCGAGCTCACCGGCACGGGCCATGAAGGCCCGGATGTCCTTGGGCAGACAGCCACCGCCGAACCCGATCCCGGCCCGCAGGAACTTCTTCCCGATCCGGTCGTCGTACCCGATGGCCTCGGCCAGCTTGGCGACGTCGCCGCCGGCGGCCTCGCACACCTCCGCCATGGCGTTGATGAAGGAGATCTTGGTGGCGAGGAAGGAGTTCGCCGAGGTCTTCACCAGCTCGGCGGTGGGGAAGTCGGTCACCACGAACGGCGACCCCTCACCGATCGGCGTCTCGTAGACCTGCCGCAGCAGCGCCTCGGACCGCTCGCTGCGCACCCCCACGACGATGCGGTCCGGGTGCAGGGTGTCCTGGACGGCGAACCCCTCGCGCAGGAACTCCGGGTTCCAGGCGAGCTCGGCGTCCGCGCCGGCGGGCGCCAGCTCGGCGATCGTCCGGGCCAGCCGGTCGGCCGAGCCCACCGGCACCGTGGACTTGCCGACGACGAGCGCGGGCCGCGTCAGATGAGGAGCGAGGGAGCCGATGGCGGACTCGACGTACGACATGTCGCACGCGTACTCGCCGTGCTTCTGCGGGGTGTTGACGCACACGAAGTGGACGTCGCCGAAGGCCCCCACCTCGGCCCAGTCCTGGGTGAACCGCAGCCGTCCGCTCGACCCCTCGAAGCCGGGGACATGGCGGCGCAGCAGCTCCTCGAGCCCCGGCTCGTACATGGGGGTCTCGCCCCGCTCGAGCATCTCGATCTTCTCGCGCACCACATCGAGAGCGAGCACCTCGAAGCCC
This Streptomyces sp. NBC_00377 DNA region includes the following protein-coding sequences:
- a CDS encoding UDP-glucose dehydrogenase family protein produces the protein MALKITVIGTGYLGATHAAAMAELGFEVLALDVVREKIEMLERGETPMYEPGLEELLRRHVPGFEGSSGRLRFTQDWAEVGAFGDVHFVCVNTPQKHGEYACDMSYVESAIGSLAPHLTRPALVVGKSTVPVGSADRLARTIAELAPAGADAELAWNPEFLREGFAVQDTLHPDRIVVGVRSERSEALLRQVYETPIGEGSPFVVTDFPTAELVKTSANSFLATKISFINAMAEVCEAAGGDVAKLAEAIGYDDRIGKKFLRAGIGFGGGCLPKDIRAFMARAGELGADQALTFLREIDSINMRQRGQMVELARQALGGGSFLGRRVAVLGATFKPDSDDVRDSPALNVAGQIHLQGGQVTVYDPKGMANARRVFPTLGYADSALEAVRGADVVLHLTEWREFRDLDPAELGEVASARLILDGRNALDPVLWRKAGWTYRAMGRPTA